In a single window of the Mucilaginibacter defluvii genome:
- a CDS encoding DUF72 domain-containing protein, with protein MLPEELTRFYAGTSNVELPVKNKLQFPDEFKDRSRLCYYASLFNTVEVNSTFYRLPMPSTVKKWADDVPDNFRFTYKLWKRITHNKGLEFDPADVVRFLEIIKQAGDKRACLLIQFPPSLQVNHIHRVQYLLSVLRNSGNDWRTAVEFRHKSWYTDRVYQLLSDFNATLVLHDLPASATPLQEPDTDFVYLRFHGPDGGYRGSYTDDYLAEYASYVNEWLDDGKSVYAYFNNTVGDAVNNLITLRNMVLADG; from the coding sequence ATGCTGCCCGAAGAGCTTACCCGGTTTTATGCGGGCACCAGCAATGTGGAGTTGCCGGTGAAGAACAAGCTACAGTTTCCGGATGAGTTTAAGGATAGAAGTCGCTTGTGTTATTATGCCAGCTTGTTCAACACCGTTGAAGTAAACAGCACGTTTTACAGGTTGCCCATGCCTTCAACCGTAAAAAAATGGGCGGACGATGTGCCGGATAACTTTCGCTTTACGTACAAGCTATGGAAGCGGATAACCCACAATAAAGGTCTGGAATTTGATCCTGCTGATGTAGTGCGTTTTCTTGAGATAATAAAGCAGGCCGGCGATAAACGGGCATGTTTGCTAATTCAATTTCCGCCATCGCTACAGGTAAACCATATTCACCGGGTGCAATATTTGCTAAGCGTTTTAAGAAACAGCGGTAATGACTGGAGAACGGCCGTTGAATTTCGTCATAAATCATGGTATACCGACCGCGTGTATCAATTGCTCAGCGACTTTAATGCTACATTAGTATTGCATGATCTGCCTGCATCGGCTACTCCTTTACAGGAACCTGATACTGATTTCGTTTACCTGCGTTTTCATGGGCCTGATGGTGGATACCGGGGGAGTTATACGGATGATTATTTAGCCGAATATGCTTCCTATGTTAATGAATGGCTTGATGATGGCAAATCAGTATACGCTTACTTTAACAATACCGTTGGAGACGCGGTAAACAATTTGATTACACTGCGCAACATGGTGCTTGCTGACGGATAG
- a CDS encoding undecaprenyl-phosphate glucose phosphotransferase: MIHRYTTFIKAINLTIDYIILNLSMVIAYLIEDKSYISWISNKNYLPIVLVFNLIWLLSANITGLYEHVLNKDSIRTYRGLIKTYFLFVSFICFTIIILIGTKAYFITREYLFYSLALFGFLLGFWKLIFLSIRRSDRALLLDSRSAIIIGAGRIGNDLANFFNTNPSRGYRVVGFFDDNPAKLRNEELYLGNTNDSISYAISNRVDEIFCTLPSTEAKKIERLMLEADKNLIRFKFIPDYYDYGIKPTLIQSFGHIPVISIRPEPLENILNRAIKRFFDIGFSLFIILFVFSWLFPILAIIIKMQSKGPVFFVQARSGRDNKSFNCYKFRSMKVNNDSDKKQATKDDDRVTKIGKFMRKTSLDELPQFFNVLIGNMSVVGPRPHMLKHTEEYSALIDRFMVRHFLKPGITGWAQVRGLRGETKTTEDMMARVEADVWYLENWSFLLDMKIIFLTFWNAVRGEENAY; encoded by the coding sequence ATGATCCATAGGTATACTACTTTTATTAAAGCTATCAACCTAACTATCGATTACATCATATTGAATTTAAGTATGGTGATCGCTTATTTGATAGAAGATAAATCATACATCTCCTGGATCAGTAATAAAAACTACCTGCCTATTGTATTGGTTTTTAACCTGATATGGTTGCTTTCTGCAAATATTACCGGGCTTTATGAGCATGTGTTGAATAAGGATTCCATCCGTACCTATCGCGGATTAATAAAGACTTATTTTTTATTTGTAAGCTTTATTTGTTTTACCATTATCATACTCATCGGCACCAAGGCATACTTCATCACCCGCGAGTATTTGTTTTATTCGCTTGCATTATTCGGGTTTCTGTTAGGTTTTTGGAAACTGATTTTCTTAAGCATTCGCCGAAGCGACCGGGCGTTGTTGCTTGATTCGCGAAGTGCCATCATAATAGGTGCGGGGCGTATTGGTAACGACCTGGCTAACTTCTTCAACACCAACCCAAGCCGTGGCTATCGTGTGGTAGGCTTTTTTGATGATAACCCCGCCAAACTACGCAATGAGGAACTTTATCTCGGTAACACTAACGATAGCATCAGCTACGCAATAAGTAACCGTGTAGACGAAATATTCTGTACGCTGCCCAGTACCGAGGCCAAAAAAATAGAACGGTTAATGCTTGAGGCTGATAAAAACCTGATCCGTTTTAAATTTATACCCGATTATTATGATTACGGTATAAAGCCAACGCTCATACAAAGTTTCGGGCACATACCGGTTATTTCTATCAGGCCCGAGCCGCTTGAAAATATCCTGAACCGTGCTATAAAACGGTTTTTTGATATCGGTTTTTCGCTGTTTATCATCTTATTTGTATTTAGCTGGCTGTTCCCGATTTTGGCTATCATTATTAAAATGCAATCAAAAGGACCGGTGTTTTTTGTTCAGGCGCGTTCAGGTCGTGATAATAAGTCGTTCAACTGCTACAAATTCCGCAGTATGAAGGTTAATAACGATTCGGATAAAAAGCAGGCCACTAAGGACGACGACCGCGTAACCAAGATAGGCAAGTTTATGCGCAAGACCAGCTTGGACGAGTTGCCGCAATTTTTTAACGTGCTGATTGGCAATATGTCGGTTGTAGGGCCGCGCCCGCACATGCTTAAGCATACCGAAGAATATTCTGCATTGATTGACCGTTTTATGGTGCGCCACTTTTTAAAGCCTGGTATTACCGGCTGGGCACAGGTACGCGGACTGCGCGGTGAAACTAAAACCACCGAGGACATGATGGCGCGCGTTGAAGCGGATGTATGGTACCTGGAAAACTGGTCGTTCCTGCTGGATATGAAGATCATATTCCTGACATTTTGGAACGCAGTACGCGGCGAAGAGAATGCCTACTAA
- a CDS encoding Na+/H+ antiporter yields the protein MLDSFPFYLSLAVAIVLIVMLANRIKVAYPVLLVLAGLALSVIPGIPQVHIDSELIFVIFLPPLLYEAGWQTSWKELWRWRRIVSSFAFVVVFFTAFSVALVANYWIPGFTLALGLLLGGIVSPPDAVSTAAILKFVKAPKRLTSILEGESLLNDASSLIIFRFAFIAVGTGQLVWHEAALSFVWMVIGGIMTGIVIGYLVMQVHKLLPTDANMDIILTLVTPYAIYICAEEVHSSGVLAVVAASLFLSYRRHNFLSSTARLRSINVWESLSFLLNGLVFLLIGLDLPQITAELGNVSMKAAIGYGLLVTGVLIITRIIAAYGAVFVTLIARNFITVADDRHPGFRTPFILGWAGMRGVVSLAAALSIPTHLSDNVLFPQRNLILFITFIVILTTLLLQGLTLPLLIRKMGLTDPDEKLPEEKMYAKLRRQLNKLALNHLEKKYPEGLHDHPVLQQMAQKWRLNSDEPATADMPDETKDVYSEILEQQRNWLIKRNLETFAITEEVIRKHLLFLDLEEEKLKYL from the coding sequence ATGTTAGACAGTTTTCCGTTCTATCTATCGCTTGCCGTAGCCATTGTTTTAATTGTTATGCTGGCCAACCGCATCAAGGTAGCCTACCCGGTTCTGCTGGTGTTAGCCGGGTTGGCGCTGAGTGTTATACCGGGCATTCCGCAGGTGCATATCGATTCGGAGCTGATTTTCGTCATCTTCCTGCCGCCGCTGCTTTACGAGGCCGGCTGGCAAACCTCGTGGAAAGAGCTATGGCGCTGGCGGCGTATTGTGAGCAGCTTTGCTTTTGTGGTGGTATTTTTCACCGCGTTTTCGGTGGCGCTGGTTGCTAACTACTGGATACCGGGTTTTACGCTTGCGCTTGGCTTACTGTTAGGTGGCATCGTATCGCCGCCTGATGCCGTGAGTACCGCTGCCATACTGAAATTCGTAAAAGCACCTAAGCGGCTAACCTCTATATTAGAAGGCGAAAGCCTGCTAAATGATGCTTCATCGCTTATTATATTCCGTTTCGCGTTTATAGCAGTAGGCACCGGGCAGCTTGTATGGCATGAGGCCGCGCTATCATTTGTGTGGATGGTTATTGGCGGAATTATGACCGGTATCGTAATAGGCTACCTGGTTATGCAGGTGCATAAACTTTTACCCACCGATGCCAATATGGATATTATACTCACGCTGGTAACGCCCTATGCGATATATATCTGTGCCGAAGAAGTGCACAGCTCGGGTGTGCTTGCCGTAGTGGCGGCCAGTTTGTTCCTGTCATACCGCCGGCATAATTTTTTAAGCAGCACCGCCCGTTTGCGGAGTATTAACGTATGGGAAAGCCTGAGCTTTTTGCTCAATGGCCTGGTGTTTTTACTTATCGGGCTCGACTTGCCGCAAATTACCGCTGAATTAGGGAACGTGAGTATGAAAGCCGCTATCGGTTATGGCCTGCTGGTTACCGGCGTACTGATAATTACCCGCATCATTGCTGCTTATGGGGCAGTTTTTGTAACGCTTATAGCCCGTAACTTTATTACGGTGGCAGACGACCGGCATCCCGGCTTTCGCACGCCGTTCATACTGGGTTGGGCAGGTATGCGCGGTGTGGTATCGTTGGCGGCGGCTTTGTCCATACCTACACACTTGAGCGATAATGTGCTTTTTCCACAGCGCAATCTCATTTTATTCATCACATTCATCGTTATACTTACCACTCTGCTGTTGCAAGGCCTTACATTGCCTTTGCTGATCCGCAAAATGGGGCTTACCGACCCGGATGAAAAGCTGCCCGAAGAAAAGATGTACGCCAAGCTACGCAGGCAGTTAAATAAGCTTGCGCTGAATCATCTCGAGAAGAAATATCCTGAAGGTCTGCACGATCACCCGGTACTGCAGCAAATGGCTCAAAAGTGGCGGTTAAACAGCGATGAACCGGCCACCGCCGATATGCCCGACGAAACCAAAGATGTGTACAGCGAGATACTTGAACAGCAGCGCAACTGGCTCATAAAACGCAACCTCGAAACTTTTGCCATTACCGAGGAAGTGATACGCAAGCATTTGTTGTTTCTGGATCTGGAAGAAGAGAAGCTGAAGTATCTGTAA
- a CDS encoding tetratricopeptide repeat-containing sensor histidine kinase — protein sequence MQAIGAIRYLLTRWIGLAMLVIITTTAFAGNTPKTVEDYEKLVIQYRFSVPDSGVFYAKKGLELSRRLRNKKGEAVMLTHWGIIDENQGRFSAARQKYLKAIHLYEQIKNGDGIAGEIIRLGVVEMRQGSFDKATGYFFRALRMHEKNNNRPGIMEANITLAEAYMGQSEYDIALSYLKTAESISKTLPLSGLTLYIYNNYGVVYTATGEIKKAINYYEKGIALSNVPQYAGLNVTLLNGLGMAYAKAGNTAKAAEIQLTSLERARRIKNYLRELQTLNGLADTYKLQDADKALSYLKQAVTLAYQKKASKIAIETLQRMAAIYQQQGNYKAAFEVNRRERALSDSLFNLARATEIANLQSSYDLQKSQSSVEKLKYVNNEQRSQQRVTIFIAIAVVAILVIVIIFYARIRAYNKQLQQLNADLVASNQSKDKLFSVLGHDLRAPLATLKNFLSLLEDDDLTASERKQVVTELQHNCDSSLDVLNKLLRWGQLQLKGKQVNAVSFDPAEIVAQNLRLFKNAAAEKQIIINTKIAQDITLYGDADHFDFIIRNLLSNAIKFTGTGGYIMVGCLAGAEEGELDFYVKDNGVGMPAEQAAQVFKRLNASQRGTHGEKGTGLGLMLSYEFVLANNGNIKVSSEPGKGTSFTFTFGHSLGML from the coding sequence ATGCAAGCAATTGGTGCTATACGGTATTTATTGACCCGGTGGATTGGCCTGGCCATGTTGGTTATCATAACCACTACGGCTTTTGCCGGCAACACTCCGAAAACCGTGGAGGACTACGAGAAGCTTGTAATTCAATACAGGTTTTCAGTACCTGATTCAGGTGTTTTTTACGCCAAAAAAGGGCTTGAGCTAAGCCGACGACTACGCAATAAAAAAGGCGAGGCAGTGATGCTTACCCATTGGGGTATTATTGATGAGAACCAGGGCCGTTTCTCAGCCGCGCGGCAGAAATATCTGAAAGCCATTCATCTATATGAGCAAATTAAAAATGGTGACGGTATTGCCGGCGAGATAATCAGGTTAGGCGTAGTAGAGATGCGCCAAGGCAGCTTTGATAAGGCCACGGGTTACTTTTTCAGGGCTCTGCGTATGCACGAGAAAAACAATAACAGGCCCGGAATTATGGAAGCCAACATCACGCTGGCCGAGGCCTACATGGGCCAGTCAGAGTACGACATTGCATTAAGCTATCTGAAAACAGCCGAATCGATCTCGAAAACGCTACCGCTTAGCGGCCTTACGCTTTATATCTATAATAATTACGGTGTAGTTTATACGGCAACAGGTGAGATAAAAAAGGCCATTAACTATTATGAAAAAGGTATTGCGCTAAGCAACGTGCCGCAATATGCAGGACTAAACGTAACGTTGCTTAATGGCCTCGGCATGGCTTACGCTAAGGCAGGCAATACGGCAAAGGCGGCAGAAATACAGCTCACCTCTTTAGAGCGGGCGAGGCGGATAAAAAACTACCTGCGCGAACTGCAAACGCTTAACGGGCTGGCCGATACTTACAAGCTTCAGGATGCTGATAAAGCGTTATCATACTTAAAACAGGCTGTTACCCTGGCTTATCAAAAAAAGGCGAGCAAGATAGCGATTGAAACCTTGCAGCGTATGGCCGCCATATACCAGCAACAAGGCAATTACAAAGCCGCGTTTGAAGTGAACAGGCGTGAACGCGCGTTAAGCGACAGCCTTTTTAATTTGGCCCGGGCTACTGAAATTGCCAACCTGCAATCCAGCTATGATCTGCAGAAAAGCCAGTCAAGCGTGGAAAAATTAAAATACGTAAATAATGAGCAGCGCTCTCAGCAACGTGTAACAATCTTTATAGCGATTGCCGTAGTTGCCATACTGGTAATTGTAATTATTTTTTATGCCCGTATACGTGCCTATAACAAACAATTGCAGCAACTGAACGCCGACCTGGTAGCCAGTAACCAGAGTAAAGATAAATTATTCTCCGTTTTAGGGCACGATCTGCGCGCGCCGCTGGCTACGTTAAAGAATTTTTTGTCGTTGCTTGAGGATGATGATCTCACTGCGTCGGAACGTAAACAGGTGGTTACTGAATTACAGCATAATTGCGATTCATCGTTGGATGTGCTGAACAAATTGCTGCGCTGGGGGCAATTGCAGCTGAAAGGCAAGCAGGTAAACGCGGTTAGTTTTGATCCGGCTGAGATTGTGGCGCAGAACCTGCGCCTGTTTAAAAACGCTGCTGCCGAAAAACAGATCATCATCAACACAAAAATCGCGCAGGATATTACCTTATATGGCGATGCGGATCATTTCGATTTTATCATCCGTAACCTGCTTTCAAACGCTATAAAATTTACCGGAACAGGCGGTTACATTATGGTTGGCTGTTTAGCCGGTGCCGAAGAAGGCGAACTGGATTTTTATGTTAAGGATAACGGCGTTGGTATGCCCGCTGAACAGGCCGCGCAGGTTTTTAAACGCTTGAATGCCAGTCAGCGCGGCACACACGGCGAAAAGGGGACCGGCCTTGGTTTAATGCTTTCATATGAGTTTGTACTGGCAAACAACGGAAATATTAAAGTAAGCAGTGAGCCTGGCAAAGGCACAAGCTTCACGTTTACTTTCGGGCACTCGCTTGGAATGTTATAG
- a CDS encoding KpsF/GutQ family sugar-phosphate isomerase — MKNIAKRVFDIEIESLTHVAGLLDDAFDAAITTILGSSGKTIVTGIGKSGLIGKKIAATLASTGTPSFYMHPAEAFHGDLGMISEHDVVLLISYSGESDEVLKLIPFLKWHNNIIIGITGNPASTIAKNSHHHLNVKITREACPLELAPTSSTTAMLVMGDALAIALMEARNFKHEDFARFHPGGSLGRKLLTKVKDVMRTDNLPYIDKNASFTDLLMRMSAGRLGMVMVGNSAGIQGIVTDGDLRRALLKNSDTTALRIADIMTTSPIIIGSDELMSNAEQLMIDKKITTLLVGNAEERTVEGVYQIYNQ, encoded by the coding sequence ATGAAAAATATCGCCAAAAGAGTATTTGATATCGAAATAGAATCGCTTACGCATGTAGCCGGTTTGCTTGATGACGCTTTTGACGCGGCTATTACTACCATACTCGGCAGCAGTGGCAAAACCATTGTTACCGGCATAGGTAAATCAGGCCTTATCGGTAAAAAAATAGCGGCAACGCTGGCCAGCACCGGTACGCCAAGTTTTTATATGCACCCGGCTGAGGCCTTTCATGGCGATCTGGGGATGATCAGCGAGCATGATGTGGTGTTGCTGATCTCGTACTCCGGCGAGTCAGACGAGGTGCTGAAACTCATCCCATTTCTTAAATGGCACAACAATATTATTATCGGTATTACGGGTAATCCGGCATCAACCATTGCTAAAAATAGCCATCATCACCTTAACGTGAAAATAACCCGCGAGGCTTGTCCGCTTGAACTGGCGCCAACCTCATCTACCACAGCTATGCTGGTAATGGGCGATGCCCTGGCAATAGCGCTGATGGAGGCACGCAATTTTAAACATGAGGATTTTGCCCGTTTTCATCCGGGGGGGAGCCTGGGGCGTAAGTTATTAACAAAGGTAAAAGACGTTATGCGGACGGATAACCTGCCTTATATCGATAAAAATGCGTCCTTTACCGATTTGCTGATGCGCATGTCGGCCGGACGTTTGGGTATGGTAATGGTAGGCAACAGTGCGGGTATTCAGGGTATTGTTACCGATGGCGATCTGCGCCGTGCGCTGTTGAAGAATAGTGACACCACTGCCTTGAGGATAGCGGATATCATGACCACGTCGCCCATCATCATCGGTAGTGACGAACTGATGAGCAATGCCGAGCAGTTGATGATCGATAAAAAAATTACCACCCTTTTGGTAGGTAACGCCGAGGAGCGCACCGTTGAGGGTGTTTACCAAATCTACAATCAGTAA
- a CDS encoding nucleotide sugar dehydrogenase, translating into MTDTVSPSSVFISPQKVQIAIIGLGYVGLPLAVEFAKKYQVWGFDISAGRIGELLEGYDRTLEIAEEDLKAVLNRRDDDTGLQLTSNAEDIKSCNVYIVSVPTPTDKHNRPDLSLIEKASETVARVFTDGDVVIYESTVYPGVTEEVCVPILERVSGLKFNQGFFAGYSPERINPGDKVHTLTNILKITSGSTPEVAGFIDDLYRSIITAGTHKAPSIKVAEASKVIENAQRDINIAFVNELSKIFNLLGIDSNDVLEAAGTKWNFLKFKPGLVGGHCTGVDPYYLAQKAQEVGYHPEIILAGRRLNDGMGTYVALEVIKLMVKNSIPVKKAEVLVLGFTFKENCPDVRNTRVIDIVKVLDEFETNYVVYDPWVNPAEVAAEYGITTIADKQALDKKYDAVIVAVAHDEFLKLDYNLLKRDQNAVIYDLKGLLNRNIINGRL; encoded by the coding sequence ATGACAGATACCGTTAGTCCATCATCCGTATTTATATCGCCTCAAAAGGTTCAGATAGCAATTATTGGTCTTGGTTATGTAGGCTTGCCGTTAGCGGTGGAGTTCGCTAAAAAATATCAGGTTTGGGGTTTTGATATCAGTGCCGGGCGTATTGGCGAATTACTTGAAGGGTATGATCGTACTTTGGAGATTGCGGAAGAAGATTTAAAAGCCGTATTAAACAGAAGGGATGATGATACGGGCCTGCAACTAACCTCGAACGCTGAGGATATAAAAAGCTGTAATGTTTACATCGTATCGGTACCTACACCAACCGACAAGCATAACCGCCCCGACTTAAGCCTGATAGAAAAAGCCAGCGAAACCGTTGCCCGCGTATTTACTGATGGTGATGTGGTAATCTATGAGTCAACCGTTTACCCAGGAGTAACTGAAGAGGTATGCGTGCCGATATTGGAGCGCGTTTCGGGATTGAAATTTAACCAGGGCTTTTTTGCAGGCTATTCGCCTGAGCGTATTAATCCGGGTGATAAGGTGCACACACTTACCAACATCCTTAAGATAACATCGGGTTCTACCCCTGAGGTGGCTGGTTTTATTGATGATTTGTACCGCAGCATCATCACGGCAGGCACACATAAGGCGCCGAGTATTAAAGTTGCCGAAGCCAGCAAGGTGATAGAAAATGCCCAGCGCGATATCAATATCGCCTTTGTGAACGAGCTATCAAAAATATTTAATTTGTTAGGGATAGATAGCAATGATGTGCTTGAAGCGGCCGGTACCAAATGGAACTTTTTGAAATTCAAACCCGGGCTGGTAGGGGGGCACTGTACCGGAGTTGACCCATATTACCTCGCGCAAAAAGCCCAGGAAGTAGGTTATCATCCCGAAATAATATTAGCCGGCCGCAGGCTTAATGATGGCATGGGTACCTATGTAGCCTTAGAGGTTATCAAGCTGATGGTAAAAAACAGCATACCGGTAAAGAAAGCCGAGGTGCTGGTGTTAGGCTTTACCTTTAAAGAGAACTGCCCCGATGTGCGTAATACCCGGGTTATTGACATTGTAAAGGTACTCGATGAGTTTGAGACTAATTACGTTGTGTACGATCCATGGGTTAACCCTGCCGAGGTTGCAGCGGAGTACGGTATTACTACAATTGCCGATAAGCAAGCGCTTGATAAAAAATACGACGCTGTTATTGTTGCCGTAGCGCACGATGAATTCTTGAAGCTTGACTATAATCTCTTAAAAAGAGATCAGAATGCTGTGATTTATGATTTAAAAGGACTGCTCAACAGAAATATAATCAATGGCAGGTTGTAG
- the ligD gene encoding DNA ligase D: MSLKEYEKKRNFSKTSEPKAGRSMDKDHLMFVIQKHDASRLHYDFRLEMDGVLKSWAVPKGPSTDPQNKRLAMMVEDHPFDYRNFEGVIPKGEYGGGTVIVWDEGTYEPIEEIKGKKAQEKHLLKQLKEGSLKIRLHGEKLQGEFALVKTHGMGENGWLLIKHKDEFASKKDVTKLDKSVLSNKTIAMMEKTSEKVWQNGHEEDVEKPKKTAKKPAAKKRQPAMADDKLEKETQESEKPDLNVDDLLKSAPKLKAPVKIKPMKATLVDEPFDDADWLYEVKWDGYRAIAVIDKDSAELISRNNIPFDKYYPINKLLEDWKINAVIDGEIVVLNDKGTSDFGALQNWRSEADGNLVYYVFDILWYEGKDLTQLALDQRLAILQSVIPTDDDRIRQSKSFAANGVEFFEAAEKIGLEGIIAKKASSVYTSDLRSKEWLKIKVQRRQEVVIAGFTKNAGTSKAFSALILGVYDGKTLRYAGKVGTGFSDKLQKEMMEQFKPLITDKVPFDVEPDVDKPSRFRPQRMGAKPTWLKPELVCEINFAEVTSDGVFRQASFKGMRVDKKAKDVTLETPQDTQDTVEETDAEPKKSHQAIKPPKDKHRKTLLNPKDETQVRKICGHDIKFTHLSKVYWPEDSITKRDMFNYYYRVAEYILPYLVDRPMSLNRFPNGIHGKSFYQKDVKGKAPEWITKTFPYTTSDGEHKEYLVGSDESYLLWMASLGCIEMNPWFSRAQSPDNPDYCVIDLDPDKNTFDQVIEAAQEVHKVLDAIGVPSFPKTSGSTGIHIYIPMGAKYDYDQTQMFAKLIVQQVHEQIPDYTSLERMISKRKGKMYLDFLQNRPGATIACPYSLRPKPGATVSMPLSWDEVKPGLTMRDFHINNAKDRLKETGDLFKGALGKGIDLEKTLKKAQSIFK, from the coding sequence ATGAGCCTTAAGGAGTACGAGAAGAAAAGGAACTTCAGCAAAACCTCAGAGCCGAAAGCCGGCCGCAGCATGGATAAAGATCACCTGATGTTTGTGATACAAAAGCATGATGCCAGCCGCCTGCATTATGATTTCAGGCTGGAGATGGATGGTGTACTTAAAAGTTGGGCGGTGCCCAAAGGCCCGTCAACCGATCCGCAGAACAAAAGGCTGGCTATGATGGTTGAAGACCACCCTTTCGATTACCGTAACTTTGAAGGTGTTATACCCAAAGGCGAATACGGCGGCGGTACTGTTATTGTATGGGACGAAGGAACTTACGAACCTATTGAAGAAATCAAAGGTAAAAAAGCCCAGGAGAAGCATCTGCTGAAACAGTTAAAGGAAGGCTCGTTGAAAATACGCTTGCATGGCGAAAAACTACAGGGTGAGTTCGCGCTGGTAAAAACGCACGGCATGGGCGAAAACGGTTGGCTGCTTATTAAGCATAAGGATGAATTCGCTTCAAAGAAAGATGTCACTAAGCTTGATAAATCAGTCCTGTCCAACAAAACCATCGCTATGATGGAAAAAACCAGCGAAAAGGTTTGGCAAAACGGGCACGAAGAAGATGTAGAAAAGCCGAAGAAGACAGCTAAAAAACCGGCAGCCAAAAAACGGCAACCGGCCATGGCCGACGATAAGCTGGAAAAGGAAACTCAGGAAAGCGAAAAACCTGACCTTAACGTTGACGACTTGTTAAAATCAGCCCCCAAATTAAAAGCGCCAGTCAAAATTAAGCCTATGAAGGCTACCCTGGTTGATGAACCTTTTGACGACGCTGACTGGCTATACGAGGTAAAATGGGACGGCTACCGAGCCATTGCGGTGATTGATAAGGATAGCGCGGAACTGATATCGCGCAACAATATTCCGTTTGATAAATATTATCCGATCAACAAGTTACTAGAGGATTGGAAAATCAATGCTGTAATTGACGGTGAGATTGTGGTTTTAAATGATAAAGGCACATCCGACTTTGGCGCGCTGCAAAACTGGCGCAGCGAAGCTGATGGTAACCTGGTGTATTACGTGTTTGATATACTTTGGTATGAAGGAAAAGATTTAACTCAATTAGCATTAGATCAGCGCCTGGCTATCCTGCAATCCGTTATCCCAACTGATGACGACCGCATCCGCCAGAGTAAATCATTCGCCGCTAACGGTGTTGAGTTTTTTGAGGCGGCAGAGAAGATCGGCCTCGAGGGTATCATTGCCAAAAAAGCCAGCAGCGTTTACACGTCCGACCTTCGCTCGAAAGAATGGCTCAAGATAAAAGTACAGCGCCGCCAGGAAGTGGTTATAGCCGGCTTCACTAAAAATGCGGGTACATCCAAAGCTTTCAGTGCACTGATTTTAGGCGTTTACGATGGCAAGACACTACGCTACGCCGGCAAGGTAGGCACCGGTTTTTCAGACAAGCTGCAAAAAGAGATGATGGAGCAGTTTAAGCCGCTGATAACAGACAAAGTTCCGTTTGATGTAGAGCCGGATGTGGATAAACCATCGCGTTTCAGGCCGCAGCGTATGGGCGCCAAACCAACTTGGTTAAAGCCCGAATTAGTTTGCGAGATCAACTTTGCCGAAGTAACCAGCGACGGCGTTTTCAGGCAGGCATCATTTAAAGGCATGCGTGTTGATAAAAAGGCGAAAGATGTAACGCTGGAAACCCCGCAGGACACCCAGGATACCGTTGAGGAAACAGATGCCGAACCAAAAAAATCGCATCAAGCCATAAAACCGCCTAAGGATAAGCACCGCAAAACGCTGCTCAATCCAAAAGATGAAACCCAGGTGCGCAAAATTTGCGGGCACGATATTAAGTTTACCCACCTGAGTAAAGTATATTGGCCGGAAGACAGCATCACCAAGCGCGATATGTTTAACTACTACTACCGCGTAGCAGAATATATTTTGCCTTACCTGGTTGACAGGCCGATGTCACTCAACCGTTTCCCTAATGGTATTCATGGCAAAAGTTTTTATCAAAAGGACGTAAAGGGCAAGGCGCCCGAATGGATTACCAAAACCTTCCCTTATACCACCAGCGATGGCGAGCATAAGGAATACCTGGTCGGGTCGGATGAATCATACCTGCTGTGGATGGCCTCACTGGGTTGTATAGAGATGAACCCATGGTTTAGCCGCGCGCAATCACCGGACAATCCTGATTATTGCGTGATTGACCTTGACCCGGACAAAAACACGTTTGACCAGGTGATAGAAGCGGCGCAGGAAGTACACAAAGTGCTGGACGCGATCGGCGTACCATCGTTCCCTAAAACATCGGGATCAACAGGTATACACATATACATACCTATGGGTGCCAAGTATGATTATGACCAGACACAAATGTTTGCCAAGCTGATTGTTCAGCAGGTGCATGAGCAGATACCTGATTACACCAGTTTGGAACGCATGATTAGCAAGCGAAAGGGTAAAATGTATCTCGACTTTTTGCAGAACAGGCCCGGAGCAACCATAGCCTGCCCCTACTCGTTACGGCCAAAGCCTGGCGCCACCGTATCTATGCCGCTTAGCTGGGATGAAGTGAAGCCCGGACTAACCATGCGCGATTTTCATATTAATAACGCCAAGGACCGGCTTAAAGAAACCGGCGACCTGTTTAAAGGCGCTTTAGGTAAAGGCATTGATCTGGAAAAAACACTAAAAAAAGCACAAAGCATATTCAAATAA